CGAAAATCAGTgtgttataatttaaaatttcgatcgatgatatgtttttcggttttcgatatttttttattctGCTATATTCGTTCGAAATTTTGATAAGCTCTGTTCGATAAAATCTGAATTCTGTGATACATTGTTACAAATCGATTTGAAATGGAACGATAATTGTAATTAGCCCTCATTAGTGGGTACTAGTGTACCGAAGCACGCGTTGTGtgcttgtataatatttttataattcatttgatttatatttaaatgaggataaaaatataattataacaaaTAGTGAGAGACTaaattgtaattttgatatataaattaaaaaataaattaaaaaataaaagaataaaaaaaatgataataaaagaataaaaaaatgatcTATGTAGGAATTGAACCTTTAACCTATACCCTTAAGAACAAAGACTCTAACAGCTGAACTAAATATAACTTGCATTCAATTTTAAcagtttattaatatatataattaataaaacagACCATGACACCAAAGTTAGTTACTCTAAGTGCCTCATCCTTAATAAAATAGTATAGATAAAACTGTTTTttggcccccatcagtgggtataacaCTGTGTTTTGTCTGGCCCCCATCattgggtataaaactgtgttctggcctcaccccttagaggactaacatattggggacaatttgaccataaaaatgagatgagtaacaatGTTGTGTTTATTGCTTCTGAATTGCTCTGAATCGTCTAAtaatctttgtctcatatttgattttggttccattatgatacatcaaaagtaataagtTTTGAAAGTTTGTTAAAGAAATGCTTTAATGATTAAGTtatatatgtatctttggaaatcaatcgacccccacttgctgagtgtttccaaaacactcaccccctacaattttcaaataagaatgaagaacaaaagaacgAGGAGGAACAAGAGGCATTCTGGGGATGATGATCGAATGACAAGATCAAGAATCAAGTTTTTTACCTTTCCTTTTGTTTAGTTTCCGCAAACTCTTATATAATTTTTGTTCTATTTTCATTGTAAcgacaatattttatttatgaaaaagactggtttattTGGCTTTTCGATATGAGGATGTCCCCGACGCTTcggtcccggggcgtgacatttaagttgtATCaaagccgccaggttcataatcccgctGGGATTTTGATAGACAAAATTTGACGATGTCAAAATTTTGTCAAAAGCCTAGTGCATTCCTACCTGAAACAAAACTTCCATCCTCTCCATAATCTTCTTCGAGAAATTCGAATTCCATCTCTTCCAATCATTATGTAAAATCCTTCGTATCAAAAATTCCACGACAACTGTGCGCCCATTCAAATTTTGTGCCTTTCTATCCTTTATACTGTTATGATATTTTACCTCTATTTATTCTAGGAAATGGCTGCTCCACGGACTCGTCCTCAAGGTGCCCTTCATATGCGTCAACTCACAATAGATAATCAAGCTAGGGAAGTTGCGACTTTGAAGGCGCAACTTGCTAGAGAGAAACCAGAGAAACATGAACTTATCGAGGTCAAAAACATACTTGAGACGGACGTGCAGCGACTCACTCATCATCTGGACTTGGCTGAGAGCCAACTTCTTCAGATACCTGCTGAATCAGCTCGTATCAAGCGCTTAGCTACACTGAACAAGGACTTGCTGGAGAGAGTGGAGACAGAGAGAGACCGTGATACTCGGGCTCGTCAGCGTCAAGAAGAGTTCAAAAACAAGCAAGAACGATACATCGCAAAGATTTATAGCGCCATGGATAGGCTTCAAGACCAGAATAATTATTTGCATCTGGTGGTAGAGAATATGGAAGAGGAAGCACCGATGGAAGTGGTCAACGATGAGAGCGACAACGACGATGGAGACATGATAAACTAGGCTAAACTAGAATTATGAttgtaataaaaatatgttttgaaAAGCACTAAGTGTAATAACTTAATCATGAAATAAAACTTTATTATTAGCCTTAAATTTTCGCCTTTACATAGCAAAATTTATGAGAATTTTATGAACATGTCGataatattattttcttttaatatttatagGAAACAAACATGGATCCTCAAAACATTGTAACCGAACTCCGAAAACAACTCGAGGAAAAggaatcataaattaaaatattgaatGAAAAAAATGACAAACTTAATAGGGATAATTATAAACTAGACGAAAATAGCGTATGCATGATAAAGTACCTTCATCACCCAGTCTATCCTAAGTGCACACGCAGTCATGCTGGAGCGTGTATGTATGCCTCAGGAAAGTGTTAtaagtgtggtagtccagaccaccTACTGCAGCAGTGCCCTCAGGGGAGTCTGCCTATCAAAGGCAGAGTCTTTGCCCTCCATGCAGCAGAGACGAACCCAGACACCatgctcatgacaggtatcttaaagctttaagttaATATTAGAAATTCAATGTTTTGAGGATTTATGTTTCGGGTTGTGGTTTTGAACCTAGAATTGACGATATGATTTCATGCTCTAATCAGTGTTATTTTGGGGAATTTAGTTTAGGAGAACTCtggcctttgcatgtctataagtttagttcttgtaactattgggttcaacttagcgttccaacctttcagggagaatttttatagcgggttcagctacgaaagccttgatagactCAAGGGCtactcactcgtttatttcggagacctttgctaaCTTTCTTaaggtcaagaccattgggctagatatagcctattcagtagtattgccttctggtGAGGAGATGACAGTTattaatgtgatccgagacatagacctcgagaTTCATGGCAACCTTGTTTTTGCGGATCTTATTGTATTGTTGATGcaagagtttgatatcattcttggtatggactggctattaaggaacagagtgttgatcgaCTTCCAgtggagatctgttctagtccgaccgcctgggatggagcagttcttattcgagccagacaTGTACTTTCATTTACCGCGTTTGATATCATGTTTCCaagctaggaagctcatgcatagagggtgtcgagtGTTTTTTGTGACTtttatatctgtccccgaggcacccagtcagtcagcctccgaTGTTCCTATTGTTAGAGATTTTCTAGAagtttttcctgaggacgtctctggtatgccacctgagcgagaggtggagttttctattgagcttatgcctggtacggctccgatctcaaaagcaccataccgattagcaacgacagagatggcagaacttaagaagcagattcaggaacttctagataaggagttcattcgcctgagtttttctccatggggcgcgccagtcttgtttgtgaagaagaaggatgctaCAATGAGaatttgcattgattaccgcgagttgaacagggttacaatgaagaacaaatacccacttccgaggattgaagatttatttgatcagttgtagggagcttcggtattctcaaaaattgatctgcgttctggttatcaccagttgagggtgaaagatggCGATGTatccaagactgcttttaggactcatTATGACCACTTCGAGTTctttgtgatgccgttcggtttgacgaatgcgccagagatcttcatggatctcatgaatcgcgtatttcagccgtatgtTGATCCGTTTGTGATAGTATttatagacgacattctcgtctactcaaagaatcaagaggatcacagcagacatctgaccacagttgTGCAGACCTTGCAAAAGCATAAGTTATTtgccaagttcagtaagtgcgagttctggttagagaaggtggcgttcttaggccacattgtttccagcagtggtattgaggtagacccagcgaaagttgcagcagtcaggtgttgggttgtgccgcagaatgaaTCAGAAAttcgtagtttccttgggctagcaggatattatcggaagtttattcagggattctcctccatcgcagttccactcacatcattgacaaagaagaatgttaaattcgtgtggagcgatgactgtcagaagagcttccATGCTTTGAAGCAGGCTCTTATATCAACGCCACTTTTGgtcatgccgtcagggcccagagactttgttttgtataccgatgcttcgaagctcggtttaggcgcagtgttgatgcagcatgggaaagtgatcgcatatgcttctcgacagttgaaaatccatgagaagaactaccctaccgatgatctagagttggccgccgtagtttttgccttgaagatgaggcattatttgtacagagagaagtgtcagatctttaccgaccataagagcctcaagtacttctttacgcagaaagagctgaatatgcggcagaggcgttggttggagttagtgaaggactatgattgtgacattagctaccacccgggtaatgCTAATGTAGTTGTGGATGcactgagcaggaaagtcgcagtgatggctcatctagcgatttcgagacctcttcagtctgagatgcaaaggtttgatctagagacttatcctcgaggtagagttccgcgtctatctactttgacgattcagtcttcccttctaGACCGTATTTGCAGTGGAAAGTCAGTAGATGAacagttggcaaagtggaagcagagagatgaggccaagggcagtatcttgtatacagttagcgacTGTATTGTAAGAtaccgagacagaatgtgggttcctaacaGCGATTCTATTCGAACAGATATTTTCTCAGAGGCCtatatgtcgccgtactctattcatcctgggagtacgaagatgtacaaagatctgcagttgttgtattggtggcctggtatgaagaaggatatcaaaCATTTTGTATCTGAGGGTCTGACgtgccagctagtgaaagcagagcaccagagaccagcaggcttgctcaagcctcttcctgtTCCCGAGtgaaagtgggagaatgtttccatggacttcgtgaccaaTTTGCCAAAGTCAGTCAGAGtatcaaatgctatctgggtgattgttgatcgtctgactaaatcagcgcacttcttgcctattaagatcactttcaccatgattcagtatgcagaattttatatccgagagatagtcagacttcatcgtattcccgtttctatagtgcctgaccgagatcctagattcaattccgcattttggaagagtctgcattcagcagtaggtacgaagttgttgtttagcgcAGCTTTcaaccctcagacagatggacagtctgAGAGAGTTATccaaattttggaggatcttctctgTGCTTGTGTCATCGATTTTTCAGGGAGTTAGGAGTTGAAtctgccattggtagagttcacctataacaacagtttccagacgtctattggtatggctccgtatgaagcactgtatggtcgtaagtgcagatctcctattcattgggatgtaGTAGGGGAGAGATAGAGTttggtccagagattattcagtAGGCTGCCAATGTAGTATTCAaaatccgtgataggatgaggactactcagagtcgacagaagagctatgcagatcagaggaTGATAGATCTAGAGTTttccgttggcgaccatgtttttgtgaaagtggcgcctatgaaaggtgtcatgcggttcggaaagaaaggaaagctcagtccgctattcatcggaccatttgagattcttgacagggttgggacgctagcttatcttgttgctcttccgccgaatctggcaggattacacaatgtgttccacgtttctatgctgaggaagtatatggcgaacccttcgcacgtcttgaactttgagccgtagcagctcactccgaacatgtcttatgaagagagaccagtgcagatcttagacaaaCAGGAGAATaagcttcagaacaagctggttaagcgagagaaagtcaaatggcttaatcattcagaggaggaagctacgtgggagtctgagccagagatgaggagtcgataTTCCGAGTTATtcagtaagttttaatttcgaggacgaaatttcttttaagggagtgagagttgtagaacccgtaaattggactacgtataagccatgaataatttctagtatttaaattaaaatgatttttatgcatgaaaaattaaattcctttctttaaatttaattattttttgcaGTAGTTTAACTGTTACTTTTTcggttaaataagtgaggccggactggagttggagtttcgaGATAAAACTTAATagtaagaaaacattcctagaatttatttaaaataaataatgagttaatttaatgtaaaaggaTGTTTAAAGAAAGTTTAAGAATTTAACTAATtaatttgagataagtagtaaataaattccTTTGGGTTCACTgattaattaaaaagcctaaattaaaatatgcgaccaattgagataagttaatctagacTTACTTTACTTAAGAAATTATAATTTAACATGATAGTAAATTTACCTTTAAAATTCAAGGCTTTAGCCATTAATGCAAGATAATgttattctttaattaatttattaattcactaaatatttaatgggtagataaaactctaacgaattaaaatacaagatttaagaAATATTATTTCCTCCCATTTTATCAAACTTTCGGTCCCCTCCttaattgatttaaaaatatttggcaACCCTTCACTTGATTCTTTCCTTATCCATTTTTGGGAGATAAATCCCTCACCTCTTAATTCcccaataattattaattaagcaatattttctcCCTCTGCATTTCACCGAAATTCAGAGCATATTCAGAGTAAAAATCGAGAGTGAGGTAGggaaaaataagagagaaaagtcagaaaagaagaacactccgtctccgccgcgccacGTCATCGTTtcgtttgtttttctttcaaaacaaaccACGGAATTTGTATATTTTCCCTTGCTCTTCGATCAAgtcataatatgatttttaaaacgtTACATGATCATGATTTATAGCCAGGAACCGAAATTTTTCAGCAACTTGATCAAAGATTTCTGCACAGTTTTTTTTGGGGTTCTACATGCTtcacattttttttatgttttgtgGTTTCAGGTTTGGCTCGATTTCCAGGAGATCAAGGCTGCAACTAGGATCGATATAGGGTGTGTTAGGAAGGTGTTAGTCCAATCGTTTCTGATGTGAATCTGGCCTGGGCATGGCATTCAAAGGACGGCTACGGAAGTTCAAAGAGGCCCTACAAGGATTGATGAGCAAGGAAGTAggtctcgtgatgcatgggagtgcgtGGGAAAAGCCAAAggacattattcaagcattgttcAAAAGAcccgaggctgcacggacccgagcacggacctgcacacggggtccgtgcccagtACAGTCGAGAAGGCGAattcccgagcctacacggaccctgttccggacccatacacggggtccgtgcccgtTGTTTGCTGGAGAATAATTTTGCCCGAGTTTACatggaccctcacccggaggcatacacggggtcctGTCCTATTCGTATTGGCGTAGATTTTTACTtaatttagagttttaattagttaggtaactagatttgatatctttctgATTTGGTATCAATATATAGACAAATTTTATCATTGTAGAAAaaacttttgttcattattgagtTTATGAAAATTcctttgagaattctctcaacacaagcttaagtttcgttataacttttgcgttgtatcaaatcaaacttatcaaaagatttatcttttgtggtgtttgtcgatcgattttcacgagggttgccaagggcgggttctttggaggttctcttgaaacgcgatGGTTTCTCTtgttgattaattgttgctagaccgcgtgatctacaggcgattatcacacctatccattacttgtttcaaagatcgggaaaacacaaccGTTTCTTTATTCCATCGAATCGAGGGCGTGACTCGGATTTTGACTGCGTTTGCTTTTCGGGTTTGAAGAAtcgcatcatttggtatcagagcttttggTTTTTGATTCAGGTAAGAGTATCCATTAAATTCTCCGattttcaataccgattttTGTGTAGCGATTTTTACGGGTGATACCCCAAGGATGAGCCCATCCAGATCTGGCCCAAACTCCAGGCCCATATCTAAGGCCCACAGGTGAAGGGCCCATGACAAGCCAGgtgttctcctataaataccaggtttgagcgtatAATATAggattcactatattgttttcagcagcacccttagctgctccccccatatatcctcagtctctgacttgagcgtcggaggggctacgccaggacaccctcctggccccctcctaacagtcttatttgtgatttcaggcccAGGGTAATTTTGAAGCCCGTGTCTGGATTAGTGACGCTTGCGTggatcggaccctaaatttcccgtgagtatcacttggcgccgtctgtgggaagtttgagttgagacgtagagatggtaggCAGGAGAGGAAGCAGAAGAGTTAACTCAGCGTCATCGCATCCTCAGAGGGGACCCGAACCGTCTCATGTTGAGGTGAGGCAGGAACAACCCCATCAGGAGGCGAGAACAgaacaacctcgtcaagagaACAGGGTCGAGCAACCCCGTCCTAATGAAaatgtggggaacttgaccctAGAGCAGTTGGGTCAATTTATCACTCGGACAGTGGATGAGGCAATGAAGAGGAATCAAGAGTCTATTTTTGCTGAAGAGCAGGCCACTCGCCAGAAGTGAGAGGAAGATGCTGAGGGCCACCAGAGCAGAGTTGAAGAGACACAGCCCCACCAAAGTGGGGAGATTAGTGAGATAGGAGAGATGTGGAAGGAAATACGGATGTTGAGGCAGCAGTTGGGAAGCAGAGAGCCGGCACCCAAGAGAGGAAGTCCTTTTTCACTAGCCATTTTAGAAGAAAGGCTTCCTCCGAATTTCCGACAATCAAACGTTGGAGAATATGATGGAAATTTTGACCCCGAGGAACACTTGGGAAGATTCGAGAATGCGGCTCTGTTGCACCAATACTCGTATGGAGTCAGGTGCAGGGTGTTTTTGGGCACGTTGGTGAGGTCTGCCCAGCAATGGTTTAATACCCTGCAGCCTAACTCGATACAGTCTTTTGAGGATTTTGCTACGGCTTTCTTGAACAGATTCGCCAGTAGTAAGCGacatcagaaaaattatttgagcttGTTCGTGATGAAACAGCAAGAGGCCGAGACTTTGCGAGAATTTGTCCAGCGTTTTAACAATGCGGCGTTGGAGATACCAGCGGCTACCCCGGATATCATGATAAGTGCCTTCACACAAGGACTGAGGGGAGGAGAGTTTTTCAAGTCGCTGGTCAAGAAACCTCCGTTGAGCAATGATGATCTGTTGGCTCGAGCTGAGAAATATGTAAACTTGGAAGATGCCCAATGGTACAGAAGGATGGAGAGACGGCCCGGAGGAAGTAGGGTTGAGGGAGCGGAGAAAGGAGGAAGGCAGAGGGGTGCGGGGGAAAGAGAGGAAGACAGAACTAGTAGTAGAAGACAATTCTCATCCCATGTTCCCCTAGATAGGAGTCGGGACGGAGTGATGGAGGTGAGGGAGCCCGCGGGGAGGTGGGAGAAGTTGCGAAGGGTTGGGTGCAGTGCTAGATTGCCTTCACGGGATAGACGAGAAGGATCCTTATTCAGGAGTCGACAAAGGTCTCGCTCGCCCCCTAGGCGTGGTCAAGGCCCTCCATGGATAAATCAGAGGATGGGTGAGCAGAGAGGGGAAGGTCGATGTCAAGATGTCCCTCAGGAGCTCGTGGAACCGAGGAGGGGAATGAATGAGGATAACCACCCTACGAGAGaaatgattcatatgatctcggaGGATGCTACTGATGGAGACTGTGGGCGAGCTCGGAAGGCACATGGGAGAAGGTTGGAGAACTTTTAGATATCTAGGGGTGCAGGCTTACCACAAGACCCCGTCATCAGCTTTGGGCCGGAAGACCTCCGAGGCGTTGTGACTCCAcataacgatgccttggtggtAACGACCACCATTGCCAATTATGATGTGGCAAAGATATTTGTTGATAATGGAAGCTCCGTGAACGTCTTGTTCAAGAGCATGTTGGATCAGATGAAGGTGGAAGGATTTGAGTTTGAGCCGGTCTCCACCCCGCTGTATGGGTTTGCAGGACACGTCATCCCACCTTTGGGTCAGATTGTGCTTCCCCTATCCTTGGGAACTGATCCTCGGCGGATAACAAAGATGATAGCGTTCACCGTGGTGGATACTTTTTCAGCGTATAATGGAATTCTAGGACGGCCAGCCCTGAAGGATTTCAGAGCCGTAGCTTCCACTTATCATCAGAAGCTTAAGTTTCCTGTGGGAAAAGGAGTTGGAGTCTTGTGCGGGGACCAAAAAGTCGCGTGTCGGTGTTATGAAGGGGTAGTGAGGGGGGAGGGAAAAAGATCACGTGTGGAGCTTAACATGATTGGGAAAGGAAGAAGTGGGTAACTTTGTCCTGTTGAGGTACAAGAGGAGCAGAGATGAAAGTTGGAGAATGCACCGAGAAATGCTCTAAAGAGGCTCGGGAACGCTTACCACCGTAGAGAATATTGATCTTGACTTGAATTTTTCTGTATTTCGTTTCTGAATTTGTCTGATGTTATCAGTTGAAATTTAATAAAGTCAAGTTATTCTATTAAGTTCGTGGATGTTGTTGTGTGTGAGGATGagaagaattttattttcctgctaaggtatcacctagcagaggagttagaggatggaggtgttgaatctttactttcctgctaaggcatcgcctagcagaggatttagagggtggaggtgttgaatctttactttcctgctaaggcatcgcctagcagaggagttagagggcaggggtgtttaatttttattttcctgctaaggtgtctcctagcagaggagttagagggtggaggtgttgaatatttactttcctgctaaggcatcacctagtagaggagttagagggcgggggtgttgaatttttattttcctgctagggtatcacctagcagaggagttagagggcgggggtgttgaatttttattttcctgctaaggtatcacc
This is a stretch of genomic DNA from Primulina eburnea isolate SZY01 chromosome 11, ASM2296580v1, whole genome shotgun sequence. It encodes these proteins:
- the LOC140805467 gene encoding uncharacterized protein encodes the protein MWKEIRMLRQQLGSREPAPKRGSPFSLAILEERLPPNFRQSNVGEYDGNFDPEEHLGRFENAALLHQYSYGVRCRVFLGTLVRSAQQWFNTLQPNSIQSFEDFATAFLNRFASSKRHQKNYLSLFVMKQQEAETLREFVQRFNNAALEIPAATPDIMISAFTQGLRGGEFFKSLVKKPPLSNDDLLARAEKYVNLEDAQWYRRMERRPGGSRVEGAEKGGRQRGAGEREEDRTSSRRQFSSHVPLDRSRDGVMEVREPAGRWEKLRRVGCSARLPSRDRREGSLFRSRQRSRSPPRRGQGPPWINQRMGEQRGEGRCQDVPQELVEPRRGMNEDNHPTREMIHMISEDATDGDCGRARKAHGRSFGPEDLRGVVTPHNDALVVTTTIANYDVAKIFVDNGSSVNVLFKSMLDQMKVEGFEFEPVSTPLYGFAGHVIPPLGQIVLPLSLGTDPRRITKMIAFTVVDTFSAYNGILGRPALKDFRAVASTYHQKLKFPVGKGVGVLCGDQKVACRCYEGVVRGEGKRSRVELNMIGKGRSG